A DNA window from Christiangramia salexigens contains the following coding sequences:
- a CDS encoding DUF4403 family protein → MESLRLMRMENESLQQNIKVILPLSVKYAAIDKLLREKLTGEIIKKEDKAGEGSNYAQILDVTLEKSHKNNFDVQLNIKFQFLTTFFKNREADAEIHAVIQLDPSKQRLFIKDYSVVSDTNNWLADKLLQGVVNTWMYKRIKSKMTFDLDSFLSKNLDSINKQLENKLEVKTGTYVLGNLESIKLVEILAAETHLQLALNIKGHSEIEIDEINF, encoded by the coding sequence ATGGAGAGCTTAAGACTTATGAGAATGGAGAATGAATCTTTACAACAGAATATAAAAGTAATATTACCCTTAAGTGTAAAATACGCGGCTATTGATAAATTGCTTCGGGAGAAATTGACCGGGGAAATCATAAAAAAAGAGGACAAAGCCGGAGAAGGCTCTAATTATGCTCAGATCCTTGATGTTACTTTAGAGAAAAGTCATAAAAATAATTTCGACGTCCAGCTAAATATTAAGTTTCAATTTCTAACGACCTTTTTCAAAAACAGGGAAGCGGACGCTGAAATTCACGCTGTAATCCAACTTGATCCTTCAAAACAAAGATTATTTATTAAAGACTATTCGGTTGTAAGCGATACGAATAACTGGTTAGCAGATAAGCTTCTTCAGGGCGTAGTAAACACCTGGATGTATAAGCGTATTAAAAGCAAAATGACCTTTGACCTGGATTCTTTTTTATCGAAAAATCTGGATTCAATCAATAAGCAACTGGAAAATAAACTGGAAGTTAAAACAGGGACTTATGTTTTAGGCAATCTGGAAAGCATCAAGCTGGTTGAAATTTTGGCAGCTGAAACCCATTTGCAACTGGCACTTAATATAAAGGGGCATTCTGAAATTGAAATTGATGAAATCAATTTTTAA